A genomic stretch from Chaetodon auriga isolate fChaAug3 chromosome 17, fChaAug3.hap1, whole genome shotgun sequence includes:
- the LOC143334915 gene encoding class I histocompatibility antigen, F10 alpha chain-like produces the protein MQQFTMRTMIFVVLLGTGLHGAAAVAHSLKFFYTGSSGVPNFPEFVSVGMVDDVQIDHYDSNTRRYEHKRDWMIGATADDEQCWESQTQRLMGTQQAFKANIETAKQRFNQTGGVHIVQRMYGCEWDDETGEVNGYFQDGYDGEDFISFDLKTETFIAAKQQAVITKHKWDENKAGIAQNKQYLTQICPEWVKKYLDYGRRSLLRTELPSVSLLQKTPSSPVSCHASGFYPDRATLIWRKDGEELHEDVELGEILPNHDGTFQTSADLKPSASEDWGKYECVFQLSGVKDDIVTRLDKAKIRSNEKNSRHIPIMVAVVVLALVIVVAGLGFVVYRKKNDLMRSPVKSPPGVSTSAVANAIDQQYFKQDVLRGTWPLSFECHRVSSAGCNRDTERLEESQKGIKVDVLWPHPTLMTVSL, from the exons ATGCAACAGTTCACAATGAGGACGATGATTTTTGTGGTTCTGCTGGGAACAGGTCTACATGGGGCGGCGGCAG TGGCTCACTCTCTGAAGTTTTTCTACACTGGTTCCTCTGGAGTCCCAAACTTCCCAGAGTTTGTGTCAGTCGGGATGGTTGATGACGTTCAGATAGATCACTATGACAGTAACACCAGGAGATACGAACACAAACGGGACTGGATGATCGGAGCCACAGCAGATGATGAACAGTGCTGGGAGAGCCAGACTCAGAGACTGATGGGCACCCAGCAGGCCTTCAAAGCCAACATTGAAACTGCAAAGCAGCGCTTCAACCAAACTGgag gtgtcCACATTGTTCAGAGGATGTACGGCTGTGAGTGGGACGATGAGACTGGAGAGGTTAATGGTTATTTTCAAGATGGTTATGATGGAGAAGACTTCATATCATTTGACCTGAAGACAGAGACGTTCATCGCTGCAAAACAACAAGCTGTCATCACCAAACACAAGTGGGATGAGAACAAAGCTGGGATTGCACAGAACAAGCAATATCTCACCCAGATTTGTCCTGAGTGGGTGAAGAAGTATCTGGACTATGGGAGGAGGTCTCTGCTGAGGACAG agctcccctcagtgtctctcctccagaagactccctcctctccagtcaGCTGCCACGCTTCAGGTTTCTACCCTGACAGAGCCACACTCAtctggaggaaagatggagaggagcttCATGAGGACGTGGAGCTCGGAGAGATCCTCCCCAACCACGACGGAACCTTCCAGACCAGCGCTGACCTGAAACCTTCAGCGTCTGAAGACTGGGGGAAGTACgaatgtgtgtttcagctctctGGTGTGAAGGACGACATCGTCACCAGACTGGACAAAGCAAAGATCAGGAGCAATGAAA AGAATTCTCGTCACATTCCCATCATGGTCGCAGTGGTTGTTCTCGCTCTCGTCATTGTTGTCGCTGGTCTTGGATTCGTGGTTTACAGAAAGAAGAACG ACTTGATGCGTTCGCCTGTCAAGTCTCCTCCAGGAGTTTCCACGAGCGCAGTGGCCAATG CAATTGATCAACAGTacttcaaacaggatgttctcagaggAACGTGGCCACTGAGCTTCgagtgtcacagagtgtcatcagcaggttgcaacagagacacagagagactggaagagtcacagaaaggcataAAGGTGGACgtcctttggccacatcccacactgatgaccGTTTCACTGTGA
- the LOC143334919 gene encoding BOLA class I histocompatibility antigen, alpha chain BL3-7-like — MRTLIFVVLLGTGLHGAAAVAHSLKYFYTGSSGVPNFPEFVAVGMVDDVQIDHYDSNTRRAEPKQDWMSRVTEDRADYWERNTNRYRSHQQSFKVSIEDLKPRFNQTGGVHIFQLMYGCEWDDETREVNGFHEYGYDGEDFISFDLKTETWIAPKQQAVISKHEWEENKGLIANRRNYLAQICPEWLKKYVDYGRRSLLRTELPSVSLLQKTPSSPVSCHASGFYPDRATLIWRKDGEELHEDVELGEILPNHDGTFQTSADLKPSASEDWGKYECVFQLSGVKDDIVTRLDKAKIRSNEKNSLVIPIVIVAVVVLALVVVAALGFVVYRKKNAKQPPSPVTNPEVMEQLNPKA; from the exons ATGAGGACGTTGATCTTTGTGGTTCTGCTGGGAACAGGTCTACATGGGGCGGCGGCAG TGGCTCACTCTCTGAAGTATTTCTACACTGGTTCTTCTGGAGTCCCAAACTTCCCAGAGTTTGTGGCTGTTGGGATGGTTGATGACGTTCAGATAGATCACTATGACAGTAACACCAGGAGAGCAGAACCCAAACAGGACTGGATGAGCAGAGTCACAGAAGACAGAGCTGACTACTGGGAGAGGAACACTAACAGGTATCGGAGTCACCAGCAGTCCTTCAAAGTCAGCATTGAAGATTTGAAGCCGCGCTTCAACCAAACTGgag gtgtcCACATTTTCCAGTTGATGTACGGCTGTGAGTGGGACGATGAGACGAGAGAGGTCAATGGTTTTCATGAGTATGGTTATGATGGAGAAGACTTCATATCATTTGACCTGAAGACAGAGACGTGGATCGCTccaaaacaacaagctgtcATCAGCAAACATGAGTGGGAAGAGAACAAAGGTTTGATAGCAAACAGAAGAAACTATCTCGCCCAGATTTGTCCTGAGTGGCTGAAGAAGTATGTGGACTATGGGAGGAGGTCTCTGCTGAGGACAG agctcccctcagtgtctctcctccagaagactccctcctctccagtcaGCTGCCACGCTTCAGGTTTCTACCCTGACAGAGCCACACTCAtctggaggaaagatggagaggagcttCATGAGGACGTGGAGCTCGGAGAGATCCTCCCCAACCACGACGGAACCTTCCAGACCAGCGCTGACCTGAAACCTTCAGCGTCTGAAGACTGGGGGAAGTACgaatgtgtgtttcagctctctGGTGTGAAGGACGACATCGTCACCAGACTGGACAAAGCAAAGATCAGGAGCAATGAAA AGAATTCTCTTGTCATTCCCATCGTCATCGTCGCAGTGGTTGTTCTCGCTCTCGTCGTCGTCGCCGCTCTTGGATTCGTGGTTTACAGAAAGAAGAACG CCAAACAGCCTCCATCTC CTGTGACCAACCCTGAGGTCATGGAGCAACTGAACCCAAAGgcctga